In the Tribolium castaneum strain GA2 chromosome 1, icTriCast1.1, whole genome shotgun sequence genome, one interval contains:
- the hppy gene encoding mitogen-activated protein kinase kinase kinase kinase 5 isoform X4: MAQGVLSSDISRRNPQDEYELIQRIGSGTYGDVYKAKRLSTNDLAAIKVIKLEPGDDFGIIQQEILMMRDCRHPNIIAYYGSYLRRDKLWICMEYCGGGSLQDIYHITGPLAEQQIAYMCRETLLGLSYLHMMGKMHRDIKGANILLTESGDVKLADFGVSAQITATINKRKSFIGTPYWMAPEVAAVERKGGYNQLCDIWAIGITAIELAELQPPMFDLHPMRALFLMSKSGFKPPTLKDKEKWSPTFHNFVKVALTKNPKKRPTAEKLLQHAFFQGDMSKRLAIELLQKVNNPSHMFTEEPDDEGAIPNVPQRIASRLTSRPKPQSAINISGEIENIDESNNTLQGTGATNALPRDKQSWDVTDIMNNVTTVHNCVEHQNKKCGIGTAFDSLNREKSLLQYIDEELMMRGAYKFQPLDAYTQQATLPVQDSEVSVKCDVHHISSPTSESLVNSSPRRHSSVDELFSPLNAMNINGQRQRSLSDSGRTDRNVNGTTETETNNHDSNAPDLVACPPVPPRKHRRRHTPPRPPSNGLPPTPKVHMGACFSKVFNGCPLRIHCTVSWIHPETRDQHLLIGAEEGVYNLNLNELHETCIDQLYNRRTVWMYVIKDVLMTLSGKTPHLYRHDLVALLSKQSHRFSLHMNRIHERLVPRKFALTTRVPDTRGTQKCCVARNPYNGYKYLCGASATGIFLMQWYDPLNKFMLLKHVECVLPNPLNVFEMIITPELEYPMVCVSIKQAYQPNRFKLDLINMNSGGASWFHSDELQDMDGTATVIPKRENLNIVNVTQLDKDSILICYDNVVKIITPQGNLKVNKKQLSELKFHFNIENIISLPDSVLAFHKHGMQGRSFKNGEITQEITDTSRTYKLLGADKVVMLESNLIRTGTLTNEEGHDLYILAGHEASY; the protein is encoded by the exons TCGACACCCCAACATTATAGCTTACTATGGTAGTTACTTGCGTAGGGACAAACTATGGATTTGTATGGAGTATTGTGGCGGTGGTTCTTTGCAGGACATTTACCACA TTACTGGACCTTTGGCCGAACAACAAATCGCTTACATGTGCAGAGAAACGCTTCTGGGCCTCTCATACTTGCACATGATGGGCAAAATGCACAGAGACATCAAAGGGGCCAATATTTTGCTCACTGAGTCAGGTGACGTGAAATTGGCCGACTTTGGCGTCTCTGCACAAATTACGGCCACGATTAACAAACGCAAGTCGTTCATTGGGACTCCTTATTGGATGGCCCCTGAAGTGGCGGCAGTGGAGCGCAAAGGGGGCTACAACCAGTTGTGCGATATCTGGGCAATTGGCATCACTGCAATCGAGTTGGCTGAGCTGCAGCCACCCATGTTTGACTTGCACCCAATGAGGGCGCTGTTTCTGATGTCAAAGAGTGGCTTTAAGCCGCCTACACTTAAAGATAAGGAGAAATG GAGCCCAACGTTTCATAATTTTGTTAAGGTCGCTTTGACAAAGAATCCCAAGAAAAGACCAACAGCTGAGAAATTGCTTCAG cacGCTTTTTTCCAAGGTGATATGAGTAAAAGACTGGCTATAGAATTGttacaaaaagttaataatcCCTCGCACATGTTTACTGAAGAACCCGACGATGAAGGg GCAATACCGAACGTTCCTCAACGCATTGCATCCCGGCTCACATCGCGTCCAAAACCACAAAGTGCAATAAATATATCTGGCGAGATTGAAAACATTGATGAATCAAACAATACCCTTCAAGGAACTG GGGCGACAAATGCATTACCACGCGATAAGCAATCATGGGATGTCACTGACATCATGAACAATGTGACAACTGTTCATAACTGTGTGGAGCATCAAAACAAGAAGTGTGGTATAGGAACAGCTTTTGACTCCTTGAATCGCGAAAA GAGTCTATTGCAGTACATTGATGAAGAATTAATGATGAG GGGAGCCTACAAGTTTCAGCCATTGGATGCGTACACTCAGCA aGCCACACTTCCAGTGCAAGATTCCGAAGTCAGTGTAAAATGTGATGTGCACCACATTTCTAGTCCTACAAGCGAGTCCTTAGTAAATAGCTCACCGCGACGACATTCCTCAGTAGATGAATTATTTTCACCCTTGAACGCTATGAATATTAACGGTCAGCGGCAGAGATCGTTAAGTGATAGTGGTAGAACTGATAGAAATGTCAATG GAACGACAGAGACTGAGACGAATAATCATGATTCCAATGCTCCGGATCTAGTTGCTTGTCCGCCTGTACCTCCAAGGAAACATCGCCGAAGACATACTCCGCCGAGGCCGCCAAGTAATGGCTTACCTCCGACTCCTAAGGTTCACATGGGGGCTTGCTTTTCAAag GTGTTTAATGGCTGTCCGTTGCGAATCCATTGCACAGTTTCGTGGATCCATCCCGAAACAAGAGATCAACACTTGCTAATCGGTGCCGAAGAGGGTGTATACAATCTCAACCTTAACGAACTTCATGAAACGTGCATTGATCAACTCTACAACAGAAGAACGGTATGGATGTACGTAATCAAGGACGTTCTCATGACACTGTCGG gCAAAACACCACATTTATACCGACACGACTTGGTGGCTCTCCTAAGCAAGCAATCGCACAGGTTCAGTCTACACATGAATCGGATTCATGAACGACTTGTACCACGAAAATTCGCTTTAACTACTCGTGTACCTGATACCAGAGGGACTCAGAAGTGTTGTGTGGCGAGGAATCCTTACAACGGATACAAATATCTTTGTGGGGCCTCAGCCACTGGCATTTTTCTCATGCAGTGGTATGATCCCCTTAACAAATTTATGCTGTTGAAG CATGTCGAATGTGTTCTACCAAATCCGTTAAACGTGTTTGAGATGATCATCACTCCCGAATTAGAGTATCCAATGGTGTGTGTGTCAATAAAGCAGGCGTATCAACCGAATCGATTTAAACTGGACCTCATCAATATGAATTCAGGTG GCGCGAGTTGGTTCCACTCTGATGAGCTCCAAGACATGGATGGGACCGCTACAGTAATACCAAAacgagaaaatttaaatatagtCAATGTTACTCAGTTAGATAAAGATTCTATTTTAATCTGTTACGATAATgttgttaaaattataactccgCAAGGGAATTTGAAAGTGAACAAGAAGCAACTGTCAGAATTGAAGTTTCATTTCAATATTGAGAACATAA TTAGTCTTCCAGACAGTGTTTTGGCTTTTCACAAGCATGGAATGCAAGGAAGGTCTTTCAAAAACGGTGAAATTACGCAAGAAATCACCGATACGTCAAGAACTTACAAACTCTTGGGCGCTGATAA AGTTGTAATGCTTGAAAGCAACTTGATACGTACTGGAACATTAACCAATGAAGAAGGCCATGATCTGTATATTTTGGCAGGGCACGAGGCTAGTTACTAA
- the hppy gene encoding mitogen-activated protein kinase kinase kinase kinase 5 isoform X6, giving the protein MAQGVLSSDISRRNPQDEYELIQRIGSGTYGDVYKAKRLSTNDLAAIKVIKLEPGDDFGIIQQEILMMRDCRHPNIIAYYGSYLRRDKLWICMEYCGGGSLQDIYHITGPLAEQQIAYMCRETLLGLSYLHMMGKMHRDIKGANILLTESGDVKLADFGVSAQITATINKRKSFIGTPYWMAPEVAAVERKGGYNQLCDIWAIGITAIELAELQPPMFDLHPMRALFLMSKSGFKPPTLKDKEKWSPTFHNFVKVALTKNPKKRPTAEKLLQHAFFQGDMSKRLAIELLQKVNNPSHMFTEEPDDEGAIPNVPQRIASRLTSRPKPQSAINISGEIENIDESNNTLQGTGATNALPRDKQSWDVTDIMNNVTTVHNCVEHQNKKCGIGTAFDSLNREKSLLQYIDEELMMRATLPVQDSEVSVKCDVHHISSPTSESLVNSSPRRHSSVDELFSPLNAMNINGQRQRSLSDSGRTDRNVNGTTETETNNHDSNAPDLVACPPVPPRKHRRRHTPPRPPSNGLPPTPKVHMGACFSKVFNGCPLRIHCTVSWIHPETRDQHLLIGAEEGVYNLNLNELHETCIDQLYNRRTVWMYVIKDVLMTLSGKTPHLYRHDLVALLSKQSHRFSLHMNRIHERLVPRKFALTTRVPDTRGTQKCCVARNPYNGYKYLCGASATGIFLMQWYDPLNKFMLLKHVECVLPNPLNVFEMIITPELEYPMVCVSIKQAYQPNRFKLDLINMNSGGASWFHSDELQDMDGTATVIPKRENLNIVNVTQLDKDSILICYDNVVKIITPQGNLKVNKKQLSELKFHFNIENIISLPDSVLAFHKHGMQGRSFKNGEITQEITDTSRTYKLLGADKVVMLESNLIRTGTLTNEEGHDLYILAGHEASY; this is encoded by the exons TCGACACCCCAACATTATAGCTTACTATGGTAGTTACTTGCGTAGGGACAAACTATGGATTTGTATGGAGTATTGTGGCGGTGGTTCTTTGCAGGACATTTACCACA TTACTGGACCTTTGGCCGAACAACAAATCGCTTACATGTGCAGAGAAACGCTTCTGGGCCTCTCATACTTGCACATGATGGGCAAAATGCACAGAGACATCAAAGGGGCCAATATTTTGCTCACTGAGTCAGGTGACGTGAAATTGGCCGACTTTGGCGTCTCTGCACAAATTACGGCCACGATTAACAAACGCAAGTCGTTCATTGGGACTCCTTATTGGATGGCCCCTGAAGTGGCGGCAGTGGAGCGCAAAGGGGGCTACAACCAGTTGTGCGATATCTGGGCAATTGGCATCACTGCAATCGAGTTGGCTGAGCTGCAGCCACCCATGTTTGACTTGCACCCAATGAGGGCGCTGTTTCTGATGTCAAAGAGTGGCTTTAAGCCGCCTACACTTAAAGATAAGGAGAAATG GAGCCCAACGTTTCATAATTTTGTTAAGGTCGCTTTGACAAAGAATCCCAAGAAAAGACCAACAGCTGAGAAATTGCTTCAG cacGCTTTTTTCCAAGGTGATATGAGTAAAAGACTGGCTATAGAATTGttacaaaaagttaataatcCCTCGCACATGTTTACTGAAGAACCCGACGATGAAGGg GCAATACCGAACGTTCCTCAACGCATTGCATCCCGGCTCACATCGCGTCCAAAACCACAAAGTGCAATAAATATATCTGGCGAGATTGAAAACATTGATGAATCAAACAATACCCTTCAAGGAACTG GGGCGACAAATGCATTACCACGCGATAAGCAATCATGGGATGTCACTGACATCATGAACAATGTGACAACTGTTCATAACTGTGTGGAGCATCAAAACAAGAAGTGTGGTATAGGAACAGCTTTTGACTCCTTGAATCGCGAAAA GAGTCTATTGCAGTACATTGATGAAGAATTAATGATGAG aGCCACACTTCCAGTGCAAGATTCCGAAGTCAGTGTAAAATGTGATGTGCACCACATTTCTAGTCCTACAAGCGAGTCCTTAGTAAATAGCTCACCGCGACGACATTCCTCAGTAGATGAATTATTTTCACCCTTGAACGCTATGAATATTAACGGTCAGCGGCAGAGATCGTTAAGTGATAGTGGTAGAACTGATAGAAATGTCAATG GAACGACAGAGACTGAGACGAATAATCATGATTCCAATGCTCCGGATCTAGTTGCTTGTCCGCCTGTACCTCCAAGGAAACATCGCCGAAGACATACTCCGCCGAGGCCGCCAAGTAATGGCTTACCTCCGACTCCTAAGGTTCACATGGGGGCTTGCTTTTCAAag GTGTTTAATGGCTGTCCGTTGCGAATCCATTGCACAGTTTCGTGGATCCATCCCGAAACAAGAGATCAACACTTGCTAATCGGTGCCGAAGAGGGTGTATACAATCTCAACCTTAACGAACTTCATGAAACGTGCATTGATCAACTCTACAACAGAAGAACGGTATGGATGTACGTAATCAAGGACGTTCTCATGACACTGTCGG gCAAAACACCACATTTATACCGACACGACTTGGTGGCTCTCCTAAGCAAGCAATCGCACAGGTTCAGTCTACACATGAATCGGATTCATGAACGACTTGTACCACGAAAATTCGCTTTAACTACTCGTGTACCTGATACCAGAGGGACTCAGAAGTGTTGTGTGGCGAGGAATCCTTACAACGGATACAAATATCTTTGTGGGGCCTCAGCCACTGGCATTTTTCTCATGCAGTGGTATGATCCCCTTAACAAATTTATGCTGTTGAAG CATGTCGAATGTGTTCTACCAAATCCGTTAAACGTGTTTGAGATGATCATCACTCCCGAATTAGAGTATCCAATGGTGTGTGTGTCAATAAAGCAGGCGTATCAACCGAATCGATTTAAACTGGACCTCATCAATATGAATTCAGGTG GCGCGAGTTGGTTCCACTCTGATGAGCTCCAAGACATGGATGGGACCGCTACAGTAATACCAAAacgagaaaatttaaatatagtCAATGTTACTCAGTTAGATAAAGATTCTATTTTAATCTGTTACGATAATgttgttaaaattataactccgCAAGGGAATTTGAAAGTGAACAAGAAGCAACTGTCAGAATTGAAGTTTCATTTCAATATTGAGAACATAA TTAGTCTTCCAGACAGTGTTTTGGCTTTTCACAAGCATGGAATGCAAGGAAGGTCTTTCAAAAACGGTGAAATTACGCAAGAAATCACCGATACGTCAAGAACTTACAAACTCTTGGGCGCTGATAA AGTTGTAATGCTTGAAAGCAACTTGATACGTACTGGAACATTAACCAATGAAGAAGGCCATGATCTGTATATTTTGGCAGGGCACGAGGCTAGTTACTAA
- the hppy gene encoding mitogen-activated protein kinase kinase kinase kinase 5 isoform X3 yields MAQGVLSSDISRRNPQDEYELIQRIGSGTYGDVYKAKRLSTNDLAAIKVIKLEPGDDFGIIQQEILMMRDCRHPNIIAYYGSYLRRDKLWICMEYCGGGSLQDIYHITGPLAEQQIAYMCRETLLGLSYLHMMGKMHRDIKGANILLTESGDVKLADFGVSAQITATINKRKSFIGTPYWMAPEVAAVERKGGYNQLCDIWAIGITAIELAELQPPMFDLHPMRALFLMSKSGFKPPTLKDKEKWSPTFHNFVKVALTKNPKKRPTAEKLLQHAFFQGDMSKRLAIELLQKVNNPSHMFTEEPDDEGAIPNVPQRIASRLTSRPKPQSAINISGEIENIDESNNTLQGTGATNALPRDKQSWDVTDIMNNVTTVHNCVEHQNKKCGIGTAFDSLNRENSDRRAMTGSQILNMSLRSLLQYIDEELMMRATLPVQDSEVSVKCDVHHISSPTSESLVNSSPRRHSSVDELFSPLNAMNINGQRQRSLSDSGRTDRNVNGTTETETNNHDSNAPDLVACPPVPPRKHRRRHTPPRPPSNGLPPTPKVHMGACFSKVFNGCPLRIHCTVSWIHPETRDQHLLIGAEEGVYNLNLNELHETCIDQLYNRRTVWMYVIKDVLMTLSGKTPHLYRHDLVALLSKQSHRFSLHMNRIHERLVPRKFALTTRVPDTRGTQKCCVARNPYNGYKYLCGASATGIFLMQWYDPLNKFMLLKHVECVLPNPLNVFEMIITPELEYPMVCVSIKQAYQPNRFKLDLINMNSGGASWFHSDELQDMDGTATVIPKRENLNIVNVTQLDKDSILICYDNVVKIITPQGNLKVNKKQLSELKFHFNIENIISLPDSVLAFHKHGMQGRSFKNGEITQEITDTSRTYKLLGADKVVMLESNLIRTGTLTNEEGHDLYILAGHEASY; encoded by the exons TCGACACCCCAACATTATAGCTTACTATGGTAGTTACTTGCGTAGGGACAAACTATGGATTTGTATGGAGTATTGTGGCGGTGGTTCTTTGCAGGACATTTACCACA TTACTGGACCTTTGGCCGAACAACAAATCGCTTACATGTGCAGAGAAACGCTTCTGGGCCTCTCATACTTGCACATGATGGGCAAAATGCACAGAGACATCAAAGGGGCCAATATTTTGCTCACTGAGTCAGGTGACGTGAAATTGGCCGACTTTGGCGTCTCTGCACAAATTACGGCCACGATTAACAAACGCAAGTCGTTCATTGGGACTCCTTATTGGATGGCCCCTGAAGTGGCGGCAGTGGAGCGCAAAGGGGGCTACAACCAGTTGTGCGATATCTGGGCAATTGGCATCACTGCAATCGAGTTGGCTGAGCTGCAGCCACCCATGTTTGACTTGCACCCAATGAGGGCGCTGTTTCTGATGTCAAAGAGTGGCTTTAAGCCGCCTACACTTAAAGATAAGGAGAAATG GAGCCCAACGTTTCATAATTTTGTTAAGGTCGCTTTGACAAAGAATCCCAAGAAAAGACCAACAGCTGAGAAATTGCTTCAG cacGCTTTTTTCCAAGGTGATATGAGTAAAAGACTGGCTATAGAATTGttacaaaaagttaataatcCCTCGCACATGTTTACTGAAGAACCCGACGATGAAGGg GCAATACCGAACGTTCCTCAACGCATTGCATCCCGGCTCACATCGCGTCCAAAACCACAAAGTGCAATAAATATATCTGGCGAGATTGAAAACATTGATGAATCAAACAATACCCTTCAAGGAACTG GGGCGACAAATGCATTACCACGCGATAAGCAATCATGGGATGTCACTGACATCATGAACAATGTGACAACTGTTCATAACTGTGTGGAGCATCAAAACAAGAAGTGTGGTATAGGAACAGCTTTTGACTCCTTGAATCGCGAAAA CTCTGATCGGCGAGCCATGACTGGTTCACAAATTTTGAACATGTCTTTGAG GAGTCTATTGCAGTACATTGATGAAGAATTAATGATGAG aGCCACACTTCCAGTGCAAGATTCCGAAGTCAGTGTAAAATGTGATGTGCACCACATTTCTAGTCCTACAAGCGAGTCCTTAGTAAATAGCTCACCGCGACGACATTCCTCAGTAGATGAATTATTTTCACCCTTGAACGCTATGAATATTAACGGTCAGCGGCAGAGATCGTTAAGTGATAGTGGTAGAACTGATAGAAATGTCAATG GAACGACAGAGACTGAGACGAATAATCATGATTCCAATGCTCCGGATCTAGTTGCTTGTCCGCCTGTACCTCCAAGGAAACATCGCCGAAGACATACTCCGCCGAGGCCGCCAAGTAATGGCTTACCTCCGACTCCTAAGGTTCACATGGGGGCTTGCTTTTCAAag GTGTTTAATGGCTGTCCGTTGCGAATCCATTGCACAGTTTCGTGGATCCATCCCGAAACAAGAGATCAACACTTGCTAATCGGTGCCGAAGAGGGTGTATACAATCTCAACCTTAACGAACTTCATGAAACGTGCATTGATCAACTCTACAACAGAAGAACGGTATGGATGTACGTAATCAAGGACGTTCTCATGACACTGTCGG gCAAAACACCACATTTATACCGACACGACTTGGTGGCTCTCCTAAGCAAGCAATCGCACAGGTTCAGTCTACACATGAATCGGATTCATGAACGACTTGTACCACGAAAATTCGCTTTAACTACTCGTGTACCTGATACCAGAGGGACTCAGAAGTGTTGTGTGGCGAGGAATCCTTACAACGGATACAAATATCTTTGTGGGGCCTCAGCCACTGGCATTTTTCTCATGCAGTGGTATGATCCCCTTAACAAATTTATGCTGTTGAAG CATGTCGAATGTGTTCTACCAAATCCGTTAAACGTGTTTGAGATGATCATCACTCCCGAATTAGAGTATCCAATGGTGTGTGTGTCAATAAAGCAGGCGTATCAACCGAATCGATTTAAACTGGACCTCATCAATATGAATTCAGGTG GCGCGAGTTGGTTCCACTCTGATGAGCTCCAAGACATGGATGGGACCGCTACAGTAATACCAAAacgagaaaatttaaatatagtCAATGTTACTCAGTTAGATAAAGATTCTATTTTAATCTGTTACGATAATgttgttaaaattataactccgCAAGGGAATTTGAAAGTGAACAAGAAGCAACTGTCAGAATTGAAGTTTCATTTCAATATTGAGAACATAA TTAGTCTTCCAGACAGTGTTTTGGCTTTTCACAAGCATGGAATGCAAGGAAGGTCTTTCAAAAACGGTGAAATTACGCAAGAAATCACCGATACGTCAAGAACTTACAAACTCTTGGGCGCTGATAA AGTTGTAATGCTTGAAAGCAACTTGATACGTACTGGAACATTAACCAATGAAGAAGGCCATGATCTGTATATTTTGGCAGGGCACGAGGCTAGTTACTAA